A genomic region of Fodinisporobacter ferrooxydans contains the following coding sequences:
- a CDS encoding menaquinol-cytochrome c reductase cytochrome b/c subunit, whose amino-acid sequence MSADNSRERIPGVPRFKRDKTLPLGTEPFFPNFLLKEWIMGAVVLAGFIIWVIYNPVDLTPRANPDDSNFIPVPDWYFLFLYQLLKYFPGSVEVVGTVAVPLVSFLALLLVPWLDIKKNRRPGKRLATLSMVVAVVFMIWLTREAQVAYHMELAANPQALAELTAGASKDTGGSGGSSGKAAAGALVNTNDPGAKIFGQTCAGCHGADLKGAVGPKLLGIGKKFDEAKLEAIIKKGFPPNMPAGGTLTDPNQIKQVAHWLSQQKQ is encoded by the coding sequence ATGTCGGCTGATAATTCAAGGGAACGTATACCGGGAGTGCCTCGTTTTAAAAGAGACAAGACTCTGCCTTTGGGTACCGAACCTTTTTTCCCAAATTTTCTCCTGAAAGAATGGATCATGGGAGCCGTTGTTCTCGCCGGATTTATTATATGGGTGATATACAATCCTGTCGATTTGACACCGCGTGCCAATCCGGATGATTCAAACTTTATCCCTGTACCAGACTGGTATTTTTTATTTCTCTATCAATTGCTCAAATACTTCCCGGGATCTGTGGAAGTAGTAGGAACTGTAGCAGTTCCGCTCGTATCATTTCTGGCGCTTTTACTCGTACCATGGCTTGATATCAAGAAAAACCGCAGACCGGGCAAGCGTTTGGCAACTCTTTCCATGGTTGTTGCAGTTGTATTCATGATCTGGCTGACACGGGAAGCCCAAGTCGCGTATCATATGGAGCTTGCTGCAAACCCGCAAGCGTTGGCTGAATTGACGGCGGGCGCATCCAAAGATACTGGCGGCAGCGGCGGAAGCAGCGGCAAGGCTGCGGCCGGTGCGCTCGTCAACACCAATGATCCGGGCGCCAAAATATTCGGTCAAACGTGCGCCGGATGTCACGGCGCTGATCTGAAAGGAGCAGTTGGCCCCAAACTGTTGGGAATCGGCAAGAAATTTGATGAAGCCAAACTGGAAGCGATTATCAAAAAAGGCTTTCCGCCGAATATGCCGGCAGGCGGCACATTGACAGATCCGAATCAGATCAAGCAAGTGGCGCACTGGCTATCCCAACAAAAACAATGA
- the qcrB gene encoding menaquinol-cytochrome c reductase cytochrome b subunit, whose translation MLKRIYDWIDERLGVTPIWRDIADHEVPAHVNPATKMSAFIYCFGGLTFLIIVTQILSGMFLAMYYVPDIHNAYSSVKYITDQVLLGKIARGMHFWGASLVLIMMFLHMLRVFFTGAYKAPRELNWVVGVLIFAVMLFFGFTGYLLPWDQKAYWATSVGAQIADSVPFIGGSIKALLIGGNALGAMTLTRFFAIHVFFLPAALLILLALHFVMIRKQGIAGPM comes from the coding sequence ATGTTGAAACGAATCTATGATTGGATTGATGAGCGCCTTGGCGTCACTCCGATCTGGCGTGATATAGCAGATCACGAAGTACCGGCACACGTCAACCCGGCCACGAAAATGTCCGCATTTATTTACTGTTTTGGCGGTTTGACTTTTCTCATTATTGTAACGCAGATACTGTCAGGCATGTTTTTGGCCATGTATTACGTACCGGATATTCACAATGCATACAGCAGCGTGAAATACATCACAGACCAGGTGCTGCTTGGGAAAATCGCCCGCGGCATGCATTTCTGGGGTGCGAGTCTCGTTTTGATCATGATGTTCCTGCATATGCTGCGGGTGTTTTTTACCGGTGCATATAAAGCGCCGCGCGAATTAAACTGGGTAGTGGGTGTTTTGATTTTTGCAGTGATGCTGTTTTTCGGCTTTACCGGATATCTGTTGCCGTGGGATCAGAAAGCGTACTGGGCAACTTCTGTCGGCGCGCAAATCGCGGATTCCGTACCGTTTATCGGCGGCAGCATCAAAGCTTTGCTGATCGGCGGCAATGCATTAGGGGCGATGACGCTCACCCGTTTCTTTGCCATTCATGTATTTTTCTTGCCGGCCGCATTGCTTATCTTGCTTGCATTGCATTTTGTCATGATTCGCAAGCAAGGCATTGCCGGACCTATGTAA
- a CDS encoding ubiquinol-cytochrome c reductase iron-sulfur subunit yields MDKENKDKEGLTRRQFLTYALGGTGAFMGAVIAAPLVTFAVDPLTRGADSAFVKTGKKVSDFNSDLPTLVEFKAKQSDGWIHNDVNIRAWVIKKANEPDGLLAYSPKCTHLGCQINGTLDANGKPIPSKDGPWWFHCPCHGSKFDKYGYQSPGSPATRPLDAYSVKIEGGEVLLDTTVHRRPNKG; encoded by the coding sequence ATGGACAAAGAAAACAAAGACAAAGAAGGCCTGACTCGACGCCAGTTTCTGACGTATGCCCTAGGTGGAACGGGCGCTTTCATGGGAGCGGTTATCGCCGCACCGCTTGTCACATTTGCTGTCGATCCATTGACCCGAGGAGCCGACAGTGCATTTGTGAAGACAGGAAAGAAAGTTTCCGATTTCAATTCGGATCTGCCTACGTTAGTCGAGTTTAAAGCCAAGCAATCGGACGGATGGATTCACAACGATGTGAACATTCGCGCATGGGTGATCAAGAAAGCAAACGAACCTGACGGATTGCTGGCGTATTCCCCCAAGTGCACACATCTTGGTTGCCAGATCAACGGTACGCTTGATGCAAATGGCAAACCGATCCCATCCAAAGATGGTCCATGGTGGTTCCATTGTCCTTGTCATGGCAGCAAATTTGACAAGTACGGCTATCAGAGTCCCGGCTCTCCGGCAACACGACCGCTTGATGCATATAGCGTCAAAATCGAAGGCGGGGAAGTATTGCTGGATACTACCGTTCATCGTAGACCAAACAAAGGGTAG
- a CDS encoding creatininase family protein — MKFAQVKAGIFEELRPYFDTAMVPVGSMTFHGPHLPFGTGSFIAETIATQLEDQFSGRILAFPAIAFGHPFHSFEPDGSAGMHNHIFRDYLYDSLTQLKHLGIKYVVLVNGHKGNADVLRAVTERLAKEELTVLVSHWWMEYQDSIENQDSDEKIAPNADSGIENETSVMLAIRSELVDLQAESGNPAAANAKHGEKILRLIQQKLADRITAMWTEQ; from the coding sequence TTGAAATTTGCACAAGTAAAAGCAGGAATATTCGAAGAGTTGCGCCCCTATTTTGATACTGCTATGGTCCCGGTAGGTTCCATGACGTTCCACGGTCCCCATTTGCCATTTGGAACTGGCAGTTTCATTGCCGAAACGATTGCAACACAATTGGAAGATCAGTTTTCCGGGCGGATTTTGGCGTTTCCTGCCATTGCTTTCGGGCATCCGTTCCATTCTTTTGAACCGGATGGATCTGCAGGCATGCACAACCATATATTTCGCGATTACCTGTATGATTCCCTCACTCAGCTGAAACATCTGGGAATCAAATACGTCGTTTTGGTTAACGGCCACAAGGGAAATGCAGATGTGCTCCGCGCTGTGACAGAGCGGCTTGCAAAGGAAGAATTGACAGTACTCGTCAGCCATTGGTGGATGGAATATCAGGATTCTATCGAAAATCAAGATTCTGATGAAAAAATCGCGCCCAACGCAGACTCTGGCATAGAAAACGAGACTTCCGTTATGTTGGCGATCCGTTCGGAGTTGGTAGACTTGCAAGCAGAGTCAGGGAATCCGGCAGCTGCAAACGCAAAACATGGTGAAAAAATTCTGAGGCTGATTCAACAAAAACTGGCGGACCGGATCACAGCTATGTGGACAGAACAGTAA
- a CDS encoding ReoY family proteolytic degradation factor, with translation MGEVIHVTEKKQFIKWFLDNYELQNREAEWLLQYLCSNDQLLERVHFIDNFRNLPKTILISTKCVQMTPFKFYKNKRVTSDVEKAFLDIHNHPTEDMYIGLFFKDRTVSPEYAAVLETNPMDDTRESIDALIELQAELILSQSLRDYRRYRLYRRIDEALDARDHKRFMDLTHELKMQQD, from the coding sequence ATGGGAGAGGTTATTCATGTAACGGAGAAAAAACAGTTCATTAAATGGTTTCTTGATAACTACGAATTGCAAAACCGGGAAGCGGAATGGTTGCTCCAATATTTGTGCTCCAACGATCAATTGCTTGAACGGGTTCATTTCATTGACAATTTCCGCAATTTGCCAAAAACCATTTTAATTTCTACGAAATGTGTGCAAATGACTCCTTTTAAATTTTATAAAAATAAACGTGTGACATCAGATGTCGAGAAAGCGTTTTTGGATATACACAATCACCCGACGGAAGACATGTATATCGGACTGTTTTTTAAAGACCGCACCGTCTCTCCGGAATATGCCGCCGTATTGGAAACAAATCCGATGGACGATACGAGAGAATCGATCGATGCTTTGATCGAGCTGCAGGCGGAATTGATTTTAAGCCAATCCTTGCGGGATTATCGCCGCTATCGTTTATACAGACGAATCGATGAGGCTCTTGATGCGCGAGATCATAAGCGCTTTATGGATTTGACACATGAATTAAAAATGCAGCAAGATTGA
- a CDS encoding helicase-associated domain-containing protein: MNLITCLNDADIHVLRTIAKRQNLSCRYHSKNDLLQTLMEHFQNVSFVQERLAKLAQAQKRLLIRLALDKRSQFTREDLLVAAEKTLGDRIGKVGPEGLWTELVDLGWIFRSGTSIYSHVFRIPDDLRGMIKQWIAIDLTQNVDYLEREPSYYREDGLAMLRDLQKFLQFVAQNEIRLTQDGAIFKRFQQQLQQLFEIQEPPISGQQWRFGYGRRFRDYPDRFALLYDFCFGKGWIVEGRDGILQSCPPEEDWFAKPDLERISELHGYWEKIYGRCIPQLHLAVAFLAYACKEKWAVAESLEKVLQHYIEPYYYDTVSTIIHERIVQMLRYLGILKTGKREDGGVAVTLTQIGRQLFFPDEYAPLSQIQPPNVQPSIVVQPNFEILVLAEGHSPMDQELYAFADYLQGGHVRSYRITETSVKRFVKNGHSPEQIRSVLDRYSIEPVPEMVLQRIGQWTEGYGKIRAFQGTLLECADECVREELLRIPGIMKHVEEVIGDRYLLIAKEQIGQVLVLLDQAGNIVLQE, from the coding sequence ATGAATCTGATCACCTGTCTAAATGATGCAGATATCCATGTGCTTAGAACCATTGCCAAACGTCAGAATTTATCCTGCCGGTACCATTCCAAAAATGATTTATTGCAAACGTTGATGGAACATTTCCAAAATGTATCCTTTGTGCAGGAACGATTGGCGAAATTGGCACAAGCGCAAAAGCGGCTGCTGATTCGTCTTGCATTGGACAAGCGAAGTCAATTTACGCGGGAGGATCTTTTGGTAGCCGCCGAAAAGACGCTGGGGGATCGAATCGGAAAAGTGGGGCCGGAAGGTTTATGGACAGAACTTGTCGATCTCGGCTGGATCTTTCGTTCAGGTACATCCATATATTCCCATGTATTTCGGATTCCTGACGATTTGCGAGGGATGATCAAACAATGGATTGCGATCGATTTGACACAGAACGTCGATTATTTGGAAAGGGAACCGTCCTATTATCGGGAAGATGGTCTTGCCATGCTGCGAGATCTGCAGAAGTTTCTGCAATTTGTTGCGCAAAACGAGATCCGGCTCACACAGGACGGCGCGATTTTCAAGCGTTTTCAGCAACAGCTTCAGCAACTGTTTGAAATCCAGGAACCGCCGATCAGCGGACAGCAATGGCGCTTCGGCTATGGCAGACGATTTCGGGATTATCCGGATCGCTTTGCATTATTGTACGATTTTTGCTTTGGAAAGGGTTGGATTGTCGAAGGAAGAGATGGAATATTACAGTCTTGTCCGCCTGAAGAGGACTGGTTTGCCAAGCCGGATCTTGAGCGCATTTCTGAATTGCATGGGTATTGGGAAAAAATATATGGCCGCTGCATTCCGCAACTTCATTTGGCGGTGGCCTTTCTTGCATATGCTTGTAAAGAGAAATGGGCCGTGGCAGAATCTCTCGAGAAGGTTTTGCAACATTATATAGAACCGTACTATTATGACACGGTTTCTACGATTATTCATGAACGAATCGTGCAAATGTTGCGGTATCTGGGAATTCTCAAAACAGGAAAAAGGGAAGACGGCGGAGTTGCGGTCACACTTACACAAATCGGAAGACAGTTGTTTTTTCCCGATGAGTATGCACCTCTATCGCAAATCCAACCGCCGAATGTGCAACCTTCGATTGTGGTGCAGCCCAATTTTGAGATTCTCGTCTTGGCGGAAGGTCACTCTCCTATGGACCAGGAACTGTATGCATTTGCGGATTATTTGCAAGGAGGACATGTCCGCAGTTACCGGATTACGGAGACGAGCGTGAAACGTTTTGTGAAAAATGGGCACTCGCCCGAGCAAATACGCAGCGTCTTGGATCGCTACTCGATTGAACCTGTACCGGAAATGGTGCTGCAAAGAATTGGGCAATGGACAGAAGGATATGGAAAAATTCGGGCGTTTCAAGGGACATTGCTGGAGTGTGCAGATGAATGTGTGCGGGAAGAACTTTTGAGAATTCCGGGAATTATGAAACATGTGGAAGAAGTCATCGGGGATCGTTATCTATTAATTGCAAAAGAGCAGATTGGACAAGTCCTCGTATTATTGGATCAAGCGGGAAACATAGTATTACAGGAATAA